In the genome of Caldibacillus debilis DSM 16016, the window TTCAATCAAAAGGATATCGCCCATCTTGACGCCCAAACCGGCGAATTGGCCTTCGGGCTCTTTTGGAACAACAGCGTGGCTTGCCTCCTCATTTTTTTGTCCGGGTTCATCCCCATTTTCCTGCCGACACTGGGGATCATTTGTTTTAACGGGGCCATTATCGGGATCATCATGGCTTATTTAAAATTCAACGGAAATTCGGTGATGGAATTTTTGCTGGCCGGGGTCGTCCCCCACGGCATCTTTGAAATCCCCGCGATCATTTTGGCCGGCGCCCTGGCCGTGACGATCACCCTCGGCGTCTATCAAAAGCTGGATAACCGCCGGTTTCCTTTAAAACCCGTCATTTTGGACGCTTTAAAAACCTTCCTTTTCGTCTGCCTTCCCCTCCTTTTGATCGCGGCGCTGGTCGAGTCTTTCATCACCCCCTGGTTTTTAGGCGTTTAATCCTTCTGCGCCGCGGGCGTGCCGCTTCCGTCCGGACGTGTTCCGGATGGGGCGGCTTTTTTGCTGGGGCCGACCGACTTGCCGAAGGGAATCTCTGTGCCGCCTCCGTTTCCCGCACTTTTTCGGAGGCCGGCCATCGAAAGTCT includes:
- a CDS encoding stage II sporulation protein M, coding for MKNLYAEQWRLFKTKYGIHFLWIFILFFLSGLTAYFYLLRDEKLLVILAKWVTAMFNQKDIAHLDAQTGELAFGLFWNNSVACLLIFLSGFIPIFLPTLGIICFNGAIIGIIMAYLKFNGNSVMEFLLAGVVPHGIFEIPAIILAGALAVTITLGVYQKLDNRRFPLKPVILDALKTFLFVCLPLLLIAALVESFITPWFLGV